In the Arachis ipaensis cultivar K30076 chromosome B10, Araip1.1, whole genome shotgun sequence genome, one interval contains:
- the LOC107620960 gene encoding uncharacterized protein LOC107620960, producing MNNCKDAFAIRRYAGYPSYFIPMTCNPEWDEIKKEVTPIGLKAEDHPDILCRVFKIKLDGLIDDLKKRKIFGKILGYVCTIEFRKRGLSYAHILLFMSNKFKPQIPDDIDKHITAEIPDENERRNLHGAVRNYMVHEKESFVIRLPFYLEDEKPVIYSETCNVNDTVERAVSHKSMSLRWMAANMSYPYA from the exons ATGAATAATTGCAAAGATGCATTCGCAATTCGCAGATATGCAGGATATCCTAGCTATTTTATCCCTATGACCTGTAACCCTGAATGGGATGAGATAAAAAAAGAAGTGACTCCCATTGGATTAAAGGCAGAAGACCACCCTGATATATTGTGTCGAGTTTTCAAAATCAAGCTTGATGGTTTGATTGATGacctaaaaaagagaaaaatctttGGCAAAATTTTGGGAT atGTTTGCACTATAGAGTTTCGAAAGAGAGGGCTTTCGTATGCACATATCCTTTTATTCATGAGTAACAAGTTCAAGCCACAAATACCAGATGACATAGACAAACATATAACAGCTGAGATTCCTGATGAAAATGAAAGGCGAAATCTACATGGAGCTGTTCGAAATTACATGGTACATG agaaagaatCATTTGTGATTAGACTTCCATTCTATTTGGAGGATGAGAAACCTGTGATTTATAGTGAAACTTGTAATGTGAATGATACCGTCGAAAGAGCAGTATCTCATAAGTCCATGTCTTTGAGATGGATGGCAGCGAACATGTCATATCCCTATGCTTAA